A genomic window from Pseudomonas argentinensis includes:
- a CDS encoding DUF4426 domain-containing protein: protein MRISTLLIALSLSLSAAAAERMQRLGDLQVHYSAFNASYLQPQIARASGLVRSGQLGVLNISVLRGGKSTAAAVSGEVKNVLGHGQALTFIEQREGEFVSYLAQFPLESREVLLFNLQVNGQRLDFNQELFPEP, encoded by the coding sequence ATGCGCATCTCCACTCTGCTGATCGCCTTGAGTCTGAGCCTGTCGGCCGCTGCCGCCGAGCGCATGCAGCGCCTTGGTGACCTGCAGGTGCATTACAGCGCCTTCAACGCCAGCTACCTGCAGCCGCAGATCGCCAGGGCCAGCGGTCTGGTGCGCAGTGGCCAACTGGGCGTGCTGAACATCAGCGTGCTGCGCGGTGGCAAATCCACCGCGGCGGCGGTCAGCGGCGAGGTGAAGAACGTGCTTGGCCACGGCCAGGCACTGACCTTCATCGAGCAGCGCGAAGGCGAATTCGTTTCGTACCTGGCGCAGTTTCCCCTCGAATCCCGTGAGGTGCTGCTGTTCAACCTGCAGGTGAACGGCCAGCGCCTGGACTTCAACCAGGAACTCTTTCCGGAGCCATGA
- a CDS encoding DUF3392 domain-containing protein, which yields MDYVLDLIATVSRWSRGHLSEISLGLMATLLVLFGPAINAWIQGRIGSLNFVLRTLIFVAVCVVGYGLALVYLTPLLTQLLGHFNNYTLAPVLLVVMFLIGVLADRS from the coding sequence ATGGATTATGTGCTGGACCTGATCGCCACCGTTTCACGCTGGAGCCGTGGCCACCTCAGCGAGATTTCCCTGGGCCTGATGGCCACCCTGCTGGTGCTGTTCGGCCCGGCCATCAACGCCTGGATACAGGGTCGTATCGGCAGCCTCAACTTCGTGCTGCGCACCCTGATATTCGTTGCGGTCTGCGTGGTCGGCTACGGCCTGGCGCTGGTCTACCTGACGCCCCTGCTCACCCAGTTGCTGGGCCACTTCAACAACTACACCCTGGCGCCGGTATTGCTGGTGGTGATGTTCCTGATCGGCGTGCTGGCCGATCGCAGCTGA
- the rdgB gene encoding RdgB/HAM1 family non-canonical purine NTP pyrophosphatase yields MMPFPELVLASHNAGKLKELQAMLGDRVRLRSVAEFSQVEPEETGLSFVENAILKARNASRLSGLPALADDSGLAVDYLGGAPGIYSARYADGQGDAANNAKLLAALKDVPDAERGAQFVCCLALVRHADDPLPILCEGLWHGRILHEARGEHGFGYDPLFWVEERQCSSAELPPADKNQLSHRAIAMKLLKQRLGL; encoded by the coding sequence ATGATGCCTTTCCCAGAACTCGTCCTCGCCAGCCACAACGCCGGCAAACTCAAGGAACTGCAAGCCATGCTCGGCGACCGCGTGCGCCTGCGCTCGGTCGCTGAATTCAGCCAGGTGGAGCCGGAGGAAACCGGCCTGTCGTTTGTCGAGAATGCCATTCTCAAGGCCCGCAACGCCTCGCGCCTGTCCGGTTTGCCGGCACTGGCCGACGACTCCGGCCTGGCGGTGGACTATCTCGGCGGCGCGCCGGGCATCTATTCGGCCCGCTACGCCGATGGCCAGGGCGATGCGGCGAACAACGCCAAGCTGCTGGCGGCCCTCAAGGATGTGCCGGACGCCGAGCGCGGCGCCCAGTTCGTCTGCTGCCTGGCCCTGGTACGCCATGCCGACGACCCACTGCCGATCCTCTGCGAAGGCCTGTGGCACGGCCGCATACTCCACGAAGCCCGTGGCGAGCACGGCTTTGGCTACGACCCGCTGTTCTGGGTCGAGGAGCGCCAGTGCTCCAGCGCCGAGCTGCCGCCGGCCGACAAGAACCAGCTCAGCCACCGCGCCATTGCCATGAAGTTGCTCAAGCAACGTTTGGGGCTATGA